In the Bacillus sp. SM2101 genome, TACCAGCAATGAAATATTATCCGTGGCAATTATTCTTCCCGGCTATATTTATATGTTTAACCATTTTTGCTTTTAATGTTGTTGGAGATGGCTTACGAGACGCACTTGATCCACGACTACGAAAATAGGGGGGAGAAAAATGAAGCCAATTTTAGAGGTAAACGATTTAGCAATTTCTTTTCACACTTTTGCAGGAGAAGTAAAGGCAGTCCGTGGCGTAAATTTCCACGTGAACAAAGGAGAAACGCTAGCTATCGTTGGTGAGTCAGGTTCAGGGAAAAGTGTGACAACACA is a window encoding:
- a CDS encoding ATP-binding cassette domain-containing protein, producing MKPILEVNDLAISFHTFAGEVKAVRGVNFHVNKGETLAIVGESGSGKSVTT